The Bombus pascuorum chromosome 11, iyBomPasc1.1, whole genome shotgun sequence genome includes the window CGTTAGAATCGAATATCAGTGGCGATGCGACAGGTTCAGGTAGACTGTTTGAAATTAATGTATTCCTGCGACAGTCGCGCGTAACGTTTAACGGTTTTTCATGGAATGTCCGTAGTGCGTGGACGAGTTGGGACTGCGCCAGACTTCGTCAAGGAGAACAACCGGCCGCGCCTCGACGTGACCCCGAAGACGCCTAGAAAAATGTACGCAGAAGGAAAAAGATGAGAGGACAAAGGCGTCGTTTCCGATCGACGCGAACACGGGATTGGATCGTCGCTACTTTCTCCGCGAACGGACTTCCTTGCTTCAAATTCCTTAATTCCACGCTGTCTTTATTTATGACTTAATTCTGCGAAGAGTTTTTTTACCTTgctttttaatagaaagtaatttaaagaagatattagtatGATAACGTGAATAAGGATCACATCTagtttttactatttttattttaggtaCATTGCCCGCCATGAATATTAATACACCTACTCGTATTTAGTACATATTAAATGCTCGTTGCTTTTACTTTCtaggtattttatttatgaatctACATTTCTCTCATTTGCATCATACGcatgtattttataacgaaCAGTAGTCATTCAGATgagatttattagaattttgcAATGAACGAGTAAGTGTCTTATTATCgattaatgttaataattttttattagtctgcggatttttatgcaaaaaaaaaatagaatctctgcagaaaagtattttatatgaCAAGTATTATAGGCAAtactatactttggatatgCTATATATTTTCTCATATTGTGTGCATTCTATGCCATTTTGCGTTTTGAAgtttcctataaatgcataaaaatccataattataatgtagaattttaagatcataagatataacgtagaAAAACATCTGCTGAAAAAATTCTTCGGTAATGATTGAGTAATTACAGATTCTAACGCAGCCATCATCCAACCACCTAGTCATTAGAAACGAGTTTTGCAATTTTCCATTCCATAAAGCGAAAGTGTGTGCAAACATCTCGCGTATCAATAGAACCAAACGACGAGAAAACTCAACAAGACCAAAATAAGACAAAATCGCCAACGTTACATTCTCCCAAGAAAAACTTTCACTTTATCTTCATGTCTGGCTACTAACGTCGCGTCGGTCAATTTCGATTCTCTCTTAAGATAAAACTTTCTTATCGTTGGtagatcgaacgatcgattgATCGATGAAACGTATCGTGAATGAAAGTACAAGGCGCGTTATTTTGATGATTATTATGGATGGTTTATGCGACTGTGCAGATATTCTCGAGGACCAAAACGCTAATCTCGATGGCAGAACGAGGTGGCTGAGAACTGAGCGTGGCTGGTAATGGAACACTTTCCTCTCGACGACGCCGGCGAGAGTGAACTCGCCCGAGGATCGAGGTCAGGTCAAGGCCCTCACGAAGCGAGGCTTCGAGCTTCTCgtgcttctctctttcttcctcgtgCTTTCTTCTTTATCGTACAACCCTGTGAATGCAGAAAATGTCGACCCCTACGTTATAAGGAATATGGTTCCTTGTTTTTAAATCATGTCTAAACCTCTATAATAAAATCAGTCATTTCATTCTAcagaaataaagtttcaagTTGTATGAATTTAGTTCGCGAAGAGGTTTCAACATGTACGATTATTGGTTGACGAATTATATTATGTGCTCGATTGACAAATTTGTTAACTGTTCGCTTTTGTACGGAGTAAATCTATCCTGGCAATGCATCTTCTTGATTACTTTTTGGAACTCGAAACAGACGATCTTCGAGATTAAATTCGGTCTATGAATGAAACTACTCCGGAGAAGAAAAAGTAGTACACGGCGGAGAATCGGAGACGCGTCTGGCACGAATGAATGAACGCGATTTACGTATACCTGATCCATCAGCTCTGATTCGCGCATTTTGTGCCCATTTGCTATTAGCCGAAAAAAGAAAGCTttccatatacatatacgcacCTACATGAATGAGTTctcgttcttctctttctaCATTCTTGCTTCTGTAATCTATAGCATCATCATCATATACAATCTTCAAATACATAATGGAGAGGAAAACAACTTCAATTGTTACCGATATTTGTTCCACTTTCCATCCCATTTTTAACGAATCATAATCCTACGATTAACTACTGTGTTCTATTCTTCTGCAGTCTCATATTAACCCTCAAATATAATACGAACGcaataaagaagagaaagaactCAAATGCTAACGCATATTCGTTCTACTTTCAGTACTACTTCTAGTCGATCGTAACTCTAATTCCAAATACACAATGAAGATAAAAAAGCTCGAGCTATAACCCATGTTCGGTACAAATAACTCAATAAATTCTAGTAATATCATGCTAATAACCAATTAATACCATATCAATGATTCTAATTCAATCTTCTACGTTACACTGCTACATTGGCCTCTCACATTCGagtagaacgaaagaaagaaaaaaaactgtAATCGTTCCACTCTTGATGCTACTTCGAACAGATCATAATTCCCATATTACGCACCAAAGGCAAGAACCTAATCCATTCTTCTTCAGCAATCTTCCCATTAATGAAATCTCGTGCAACACGTGGAACAGACGGAAAGTCGGTGGGGGAAAAGGAGGTAAATGATTCGTGGACTCTCGGGACGACTTTCGGAAGTGTCGAAAAGGGCCGAGGCATCTTCGGAACGGGACCACCTGACCCAAGATGTGTTTGAGGATCGATGAACCTCGCATCGTCAAGATGGTAGAGGGAGAGGATCGATCGACCGATGGGTAGGAGGGGATTGTGCGAACGCATGttgggagaaagagagacacaGCCTTTTCTTCGGAATGATAGAGAGTGTTAGACTGACGTTGAAAAGACTCGGCGCGGATGCTGACTGGCCTGGTCGGCCTGCTCGGCCTGGTTTACTTCTCGATCGTGTGTCTGGCTCGACCGCGCGTGTGTGTGCTAGTACGCGAAGCTTCCAGGTCCGAGGCAAGTGCGTAAGGTGCTCGCGCGTTTCCAATATGTAGGTAACGCGTCTCTACTCTCTTCGTCTCGTCTCCGGCTTGATCGCGACgcaaaagaggaagaaggcgGAAGTAGGGACGCTCTCGTGCCCTGTATCGAGCGACGCGAAAAACACGACATCGAATCTTCTGGTCGTGTCGCGGTTCGTTTCATTCAGCGTTACTTTCGATGAGCCTTGGAATTCGCGGACTGTAGAATCTCATGCAGGTCTGTCGAATCTTTGCTCCGTGGCATCGAATTGCTCGGAGTTTCTTCTTCGAGATATGTCGCCATTTTATTGATGTTATTGTTCGATTAATTgaattggaaaattgtttgGGAATACGGGTGTACGAGCAAGGTAAAGAACGAATTCACCGATAGTACAAAGAAGTTAATCTTAATATATTTCcatatctataaatatacatgGCTGCCTGGCAGCTCCGCGCAGAACAATAAATACTGTGAATGAGACGATCAACTGGTCGATAGCGATGATCATTTAGTAGATACGAAGAGGGGAAACAtgataaagagagaaagagacgatAAAGAGGGAAAAGAAGAATGGAGCGGAACGAATAGAAAGAAGGGGTCGTAGAAAATGGAAAGATGAGAAAGGTGAACGGTCGAAGAGGAAAGCGACATCCGACAAACATCACACGGATGCCTCGTGAAAGCGAAGTCTAACGAGATTGAAAATACGTCTCGCTGCTGTTCCTTTGTTTTGCTAAGTAGACGATGGCTTGTAGGCGGAATAGGCGAGATCGTGACTCGATCTCGCCCATCCGCTGGATCCGTGGCCTCCGGCAACTTGAACGACTTCATGGCCATGATCCCCGCCTCCTGACACTAGTTTTTTCAAACCGATGATGGAAGCCAATACTAGCGCTAGCTTGCTAACGATCAAAGCCTTGCCAGCTAAAAGAGCTAATGCTCCTAAAGCCAATGGTACCAAAGTTCCACCAATCAACAGAGGAATAGCTAACAGACCGCccatattcttcttcttcttacgacctgcaaagaaatataatcgaaatttaattaaacgaatttcatAGTTTGTATTAGATTGCTgaaaaattagttttttacgaaaaaaaatgtttgttgTATGTAAGACTGCAGGGGGAAAAAGAGTGGGCCGTACGGTCTACTGGACCGGGAAATCAGAACtggaaactttcttttttcggaTGAATGCTCTAACGAGTTGACACGATAAGACCAGTTCTAATGTTGTACATCGACAATTGTATAAATTCTCACCTTCTTCCACCAAACTTCGTTGAAGTTCCTCTACATTAGGCAGCTTCAGTTTCAACGTATGGctttggaaaaatttcatcACCTTGTCGAAGATCATGGTATTCAACGCATTTTCCTTGTCGTCTAAAGCCCTAGGTAGCCCGGCCTCGATCTCCTGAAGAGATTTCGGTGGTTCCTCCGCGTTAGAGATAGGCTCGTCCTGAACGAAGGTAACACCATCGGCAACGTTCAACTGCGTGCTCCTAGATACCCTGTCTACGGCCGACAGCAACCTCACTTTCAAGCAAGAACTGATATCCTCGTCCGCGCATTCCTTGTAAATCTGGTACATCTGTCGAAGATCTCCAAACACGTTGCTGTTTCCGCTAGACCTTGCTGTTTCTTCGTTGATGGAATTGGTCGTGGGATTAGTCTCGGCTGATCTAGCCGAAGCCATGGCCAGTAGAAAGGCCAGGTACACGGAACAGTATGCAAAATCTCTCATTTTGTACAATCTGAAGAACCtggaaacaaaaaaaaaaaatgtctataTGTTCCAGAGAAAGATCTTTCGATCGAAAATCCTAAACCCTCGCACCCACTAAGAGGAAAATCTAGCAGGGAAACGTGCGCGAATAGAAACTAACAGAACCTACTTCTGTGGACTTCTGCGCGGTATTTTGGGAACAAGCGTCGAAGCTTGTTAGCCACCGGTAATCGAGTTGTTTGACACTTTGGGTCGCGAGATGCGTGCTTACACAGAGCACTGTAACTGGACTGTCCGTAGCGGAAGCCCTGCCCTAGCTCTATATATCTGGTCAGGTGTACCTCCGTAGCCGGTGATATTCTCCCCACCGTGGCGGTGCGGCGCGTACGAATACCACCATTGTGGGAGAATTTTCATTGCCAAGGATCATTTGAGAGCGGAGACCGCGTCTCGCTAACCACCTGGGGTCCACCACAGGTAGAGAGCAGAGTTGCTCTCCGGATCAGCTCGGAATTCGCATCCCTCCTCTCCTACCGTCCCAGCCCCACCAACTCGCCATCGATAAAACCGACGATTCCGGCGAATCGTTTCGCTACTCTCGACCGGATCGTCGTCCTCGCCCTTGTCGTTCGACTTCTTCCGCTCGACCGGTCTGACCAGATCGCTGTCAGCGTTTCTGATCGGAAGTTCGTGGCAACCAGGTGTGTACGTGTCTTCTACACGAATGTCCTTTTGCTGTGATTTTCCCTCGTGTTATCGTCGTGTCTCGATAAGCCTGAAATCGAAAGCATCACGGGAGAGATGGTGGTTGATCGACCTGATCCGCTGCAAGTATCGGATTAACCAGATCATGATACGCTCGTATGTTGTAATCACAAATAGCTaggttctttctttctctttctttttattctgtaGTAAAACGGAGGTATAACGATGCGCGTAATATATGTTTCGAGACGATACATTCTACATTTATAACACGaacaaaaatagaaacgaagcTGTGTTAATTAAAGATAACCGTTAGTCATTGCCAGCGTTTCAGCCGTCCTGGTTAGCGTTTCCAGCGGCTGTTTTCCCTCTTATCCTATGGTACCACGCATCCTTGCCATCTTCGTCCTGGCTGATGTCGACCGGACTGGTTAACTGGGCCACACCAAGTGAAAACGCGTTACATGTGGTAAACACGCGTAGGCCACGGACCCTCGGAGGGGGTATCCTTCTCTTAATGTTCTGGTTCATGAGCGCAGTGAAGCATCGAAAAGCAGCGAGCCAGCAATGAAATTTCGGTGGGGAACTGGCCCTGATCCGCCTcgatttcttttcgttctttctaCCTCGTTCTTCTCCCACGCTTGGCTGCCGTTTTGATTCGATGAGTCGGTCGATGATTTGACGATCGTTTCAATGACTCGACGAATTTTACATTTCCAATGCTAATGAATTTTCGCGAATCTAAGCAGGTCACTGATAGAggagaaacgaacgaagaaatctCCAGTCACCAGAACTTAGTATgataaattagtaaaattagtatattacgtctTGTCACGAGTTCCTCGATCGCGTTCGCGTCACGTACGTAAAAATGATGTGAGAAATGGCGAAAGCGAATTGTCGCGAGCGCCACCTTGACATCGGTAGGAATCACGGTTTCCGGTTCGACAAGCTAAACGCGTGTACACCGGCGACCCCATGATTTTCTGCATCGCCATGTTTATTGATGAAACCCCGTGTCACGCGTCACTTGCTCGCCAATGAGACCGTCGTATTCACTCGCATTTGGCCTTGCTCCGATCAGTGAACACGAGCATGCACACATAGTCCACGTGTGTCAGTTTGCCTCTCATTATACGGTCGGTATGCAGGTTACCGGTTGGAAGTTCGCGGTGCATCCGGTTTCACTGTACCATGAGTAATCTATGCAGTAGTAATGAAGGTGCTTGGCGAAAAAGAGGTAAGCTTTACGAGCCATTAAACGACCGCTGGACGAAGCTAGGTCAGTAGCGACACGGTCGAGCGAACGCTTGCCATTATTTACTACAGAGTGCCGTAAAATTGACATCGCAATGTGCCTGGATGTTACTAGACAGATGGAATGTCTCGTCGGTCGATGGTGTCAGAATAAGACGAATTACTCCGGAGAAATTTCCGAAtttatccttttttcttcttttttctttcttttttcaaaaaaaatatatatgcatgAAAGTACTTTCTACTGATTTATCCGAAATCCTCTATAGCGGCCGTACTTGCTAGCAGCTCATTAAGTCGTATCTGGTCCGAGTATCAATGGATGCACCGACGCGTTCCTATACTACTTTCACTCGTTTTCATAAGTATCAAACTCGCGAGAGCCCTGACACGTGACGTATGTTGCACGTAGAAGATTTCTTGTCTAGATCGTTGGATCCGCGCAAGATTCCCCCAGGTGTAAGTataaggaataaataaaagagaatagACGGACGTAACCGCAAACGTTCCTGAAGAGGGTTTTACGTTCTCCGCATTCTCACACTCACGTATGTTGCGTTTTCCTTTGGACAAGACGCAGCGCGCCGTTCGTCATCTCTTTATTATAAAGAACAAATGCAGGCAATAACAAATAGCACACGTCAAAtgaataacattaaataaatactaaatcATATTAGGCGCaatgaataaataacaaaGGCTCGAGTTACGCTATACATGGAACGAGTATCTCGCGGAGGTACTGGTTCGTCGTAGAAATAGAACAGAATGATTCTAAGGAATTTCTAGGGAATTAATTTCTAGGGAAGAATAGGAGAAGAGGACAGAACGTATGAGATATTCAGGCAGCGACGAGGAtaggaataataaatatacataaaacagAGAGCGGTAAAGTCACGAAGACAGGAAACAAGGGCAAGAATAGAGGAAACGAAAGGGAAGAGACGTTGAGAGGAcgaggaaaagaggaaagtgAGGAACGTCGAAGAACGAACATTTTTTACGAGATTCTTCATGCTTGTGATTGAGGTTGATGAGCGCGATAAGCCAAGTCGTGAGCGTCTTGAGGTAAACTCCTAGCCCAGCCGTGGCCACTGCTTCCGGAATAACCACCGCCATAATCAGCGCCACCGCCACCGTAACCACCACCATGGCCGTCGTCGTGGCTGACAATGTGGCTACTGCTGTGATGAGGATGCGACACAACTTCGTACGTCACGTGCTTTCCTCCGCTAGAGCTGAGCAGCTTCTTCAACCCAATGATGGCGGAAATTACTAGGGCGATTTTGCCGACCAGAAGAGCTTTACCAGCAATGGCGGCGATCGCACCGAGGGCCAAGGGTAACAGAGCTGCTGCCTTCAGGGCCAGGGCCATCATTAACGGACCGAGGATCTTTTGTGCCTTCTCTGCAAAAGAATTCGACGATCGTTAAGTGAACGGTGGTAACGGTAACGTTCGGTAGTATTTTGTGGGTTAATGTCCGCTTGAAACaatcgaaagaattttaaagcGCCGTGCCAATGTGTATAACaatgaagaaatttcaatttctccaccatcaaaaaatttatgttctaAAAAACTTAGAAGCATTCGATTTCTTCGTCGTTTGGGTAACACGTTAAAGTTGCAGAACCGAGGAGCTCCCGGAGGTGGTGGCCGTTTTATTGGTAATTTTCTGGTCAGCCGTGCGCGGAAACGGCGCTTAACGTAGCGTGACTACAATTTCTCATCGATTACGGACATACAATGTACGGAAACCGAGTAAGTATTCTCATGAGCACGGGAATACGACGTTTGAATACTCTGAATTTCTCACGAGGAGGCTGAAAACGTTTCGCGAAAGAACACGACGCGACCTTTCTCAGGACGATGCGCGCGGAGAGATCTCGAAGTAGAATAGGCGAAGGTCAAGGCGACGTACCCCGCGTACAAAGGAAAGTATGTCAAAAATCTCGCGCGGCGAGATCTCGAGAGGCCTAtttgtctttttctctctctctgctcGCAGGTAATCGCATCTTCGTCGCTCGAGTCGCTTCAAGGGGAAGCGGAACCAGTTTCTCAGTGGGTCAACGTCTCGCGACCAGCTTCACCGGCATCGTTGTCAGCGTTGTCATTGAATAGTGCCAACGACGAGGCTTGAGAGCTGGCACGGTGCTGTTGACTCTAACATCGAGTGAATCCCAATTACCCGTGCACTTGTTGCATTAAATAGCGGGCTGATTAGCCTATCGTGCGAATCCCGATTAAAATACTCGACGATGCCTGAGTTCTGATAATTAATAGATAGCCTCTTGGCCTATTAAGAAAATACTTTGAGTTCGCAATAGATAATTGAGCTGATGtcaaacaaaagaaatatattgtaaagGAATTTCGTGATTTTGTAAGCTGAGTAGATAGATTTAGCTGGAGTCGAAGCGAATGTTTTCAAGTGCCTTTTATCGCTAATCGATACGATCGAGGGCTCGAGTCAGTTGAAGGATCAATTTATACTCACTCTTCTTGCCACGACTTTCAACAGCATTGTCTGTAAAGTCCTCGAAACTTCGACCGGCAGACTCAATGGCGCCAAGGATATCGGTTCCCTTGAGGTCCACTTTGACAGAATGCGTCCTCAAGAACCTACCCAGGCGGTCGAATAAAAGGGTATCCAAATCGCTAGACTCGATTGATCTGCAAGAACACGTTAATGGATTAATGTCCATCAAAATTAATCAATATCGgtaaattaatataacgaTAGAGACAACTTGGAATGTACCGAACAGACAGAAATATCCAAATCATATTTGAGAAGTATTCTACGGAACACAAAATTCCATTAAATCAAACTCGAGACTGACGTCcgctttttaaatttcgtgCAAGGTATATCTTTTGACGATAGAAAACCGACCTAGGTGCACCTTCCTCGGCGTTCGACGTCTTGACCACAGTGATGCCGTCCGTGAGCGTGATATCCTCCTTATCAACGAGCATCTTGTCCACGTACGAGAATACTTTGTATTTGATGCAGTTGATCGACTCCTTCTTCAGACAGTCGCTGTAGATGGTCGCCATTAGGTCGTTTTCGTTTCCAGGTTTGTCATTGGCTGGCAGGGCCGCGACCAGCACCGGAAGTAGCCACAAAATGGTCACAAAGTACTTGCTCATGTTCCTCGAGTGTCGATCGAAACGTACAaggtaataaagaaaaaaaaagagagagaaagagagaaagaatcaCCACCGTGCGTCTACAAAAATGTTCGAATCGAAGAAGACGAAAAAGTTACTGTATTATCCTTGATACGATCACGCGGTGATGTGTCGTAGCCGATTCACGGTTGGAGAGGACGCCAGGATGAGCGTCGATCGAACCTCGTGTGTTACATCCAAAAGAGGTTGCTTTGCTTTTATACCGAAGTATCGCACGAGGGGAGACCTCGTGGGCACAGGCCACCGAGAGTTCGCGTTCGCGTTCGCTTACCAAGAgctatctctctctttcttacTACTTGAAATCCCCCCTATGTCCTCTCTACTTGCACCTCCTCGCTCCTCTCTCCTACCCCTCTCTTCGACTCGAATCCTCGCAGGCCTCTCTACGAGGCTCTCCTTCCCCTTTCGTCATCCCTCTCCTCGAGCGAATCTCGTTATTTCGGCGAGGCAAAAATTACTCTCTAAACTCGAGGAGGAACAGAGTAAAACACACAGGATCAGGATACCGGAAATAGCC containing:
- the LOC132911852 gene encoding uncharacterized protein LOC132911852, with protein sequence MRDFAYCSVYLAFLLAMASARSAETNPTTNSINEETARSSGNSNVFGDLRQMYQIYKECADEDISSCLKVRLLSAVDRVSRSTQLNVADGVTFVQDEPISNAEEPPKSLQEIEAGLPRALDDKENALNTMIFDKVMKFFQSHTLKLKLPNVEELQRSLVEEGRKKKKNMGGLLAIPLLIGGTLVPLALGALALLAGKALIVSKLALVLASIIGLKKLVSGGGDHGHEVVQVAGGHGSSGWARSSHDLAYSAYKPSST
- the LOC132911851 gene encoding uncharacterized protein LOC132911851, whose protein sequence is MSKYFVTILWLLPVLVAALPANDKPGNENDLMATIYSDCLKKESINCIKYKVFSYVDKMLVDKEDITLTDGITVVKTSNAEEGAPRSIESSDLDTLLFDRLGRFLRTHSVKVDLKGTDILGAIESAGRSFEDFTDNAVESRGKKKKAQKILGPLMMALALKAAALLPLALGAIAAIAGKALLVGKIALVISAIIGLKKLLSSSGGKHVTYEVVSHPHHSSSHIVSHDDGHGGGYGGGGADYGGGYSGSSGHGWARSLPQDAHDLAYRAHQPQSQA